A genome region from Diorhabda carinulata isolate Delta chromosome 2, icDioCari1.1, whole genome shotgun sequence includes the following:
- the LOC130904010 gene encoding uncharacterized protein LOC130904010, with product MYYISKFCRICVQTNVELLDLDTLDFDKVKLSEKLQLCTRMVVTRESFSSEICLQCISKLRTSYQFLEMCKKSTKKFHDYYKTLLSMDDNEEDIKNFVNTDLHVVVSPIEVDSYYTINDNIEENEMQSTREKRKRITKEQRCSLLKKLLSNPEHSKQTTTRSSKKYMGFYTAPSESFIGGLKSIINFTKNYEFGVGLDNLSYEATPLEKLTAFSNQFFRTDFSEFKNTILYIIENKDNLCDSADSEDEEYVNITHQEETWHSKISNKIFKDCDEMLDEAMHQNVKEETKENIVKFEEVIVEPDIKIKTEMEYEEGECQLNDSLLDSKLQIKEESESNEYCSNYTSSMNYNSDYNSDYTSTPPLALEKLNSMMSLNNFVGNYQHKRNFSPNNVRCRTRDNPYINPLLKQQFLYRSFKCDKCSRYFKSPGYLKAHHSKVH from the exons atgtattatatttcaaaattttgtcgAATATGTGTCCAAACAAACGTAGAATTATTAGATCTCGATACTTTAGATTTCGACAAAGtaaaattgagtgaaaaattgcAGCTTTGCACCAGAATg GTTGTAACAAGAGAAAGTTTTTCTTCCGAAATATGCCTGCAATGTATTTCCAAACTTAGAACGTCCtatcaatttcttgaaatgtgtaaaaaatcaacaaaaaaatttcatgattatTATAAGACTTTGCTTTCAATGGACGATAAtgaagaagatataaaaaactttgTGAATACTGATTTACATGTTGTGGTTAGTCCAATTGAAGTTGATAgttattatacaataaatgataatattgaagaaaatgaaatgcAATCTACCAGAGAAAAGCGAAAAAGAATTACAAAAGAACAGAGGTGTTCATtgctcaaaaaattattatcaaaccCAGAACACAGCAAACAAACAACGACACGAagctcaaaaaaatatatggggTTCTATACAGCACCATCAGAATCATTTATTGGTGGgttaaaaagtataataaatttcacaaaaaattatgaatttggAGTTGGTTTAGACAATTTAAGCTATGAAGCTACACCTTTGGAAAAGTTGACAGCGTtctcaaatcaattttttagaacagatttttctgaatttaaaaatacaatcttgtatataatagaaaataaggACAATCTATGTGATAGTGCAGATAGTGAAGATGAAGAATATGTTAATATTACTCATCAAGAAGAAACCTGGCACTCTAAaataagtaacaaaatatttaaag attgTGATGAGATGTTGGATGAAGCTATGCATCAAAATGTAAAAgaggaaacaaaagaaaatatcgtTAAGTTTGAAGAAGTCATCGTAGAACCtgatataaaaatcaaaactgaAATGGAATATGAAGAAGGAGAATGTCAATTGAATGATAGTTTGTTAGACTCTAAGTtacaaataaaagaagaaagTGAATCTAATGAATATTGTAGTAACTACACAAGTTCAATGAACTATAACAGTGATTATAATAGTGATTACACAAGTACTCCTCCATTagcattagaaaaattaaattctatgATGTCATTAAACAATTTTGTTGGTAATTATCAGCACAAGAGAAATTTTTCGCCAAATAATGTGAGGTGTAGGACTAGAGATAATCCTTATATAAATCCTTTGTTGAAGCAACAATTTTTGTATAGAAGTTTTAAGTGTGATAAGTGTAGTAGGTACTTCAAAAGTCCTGGTTATTTAAAAGCACATCATTCCAAAGTTCATTAA
- the LOC130903844 gene encoding protein transport protein Sec61 subunit beta, protein MPASPSATNVGSGGRSPSKAVAPRSSAGSSVRQRKTTTTTTTARRNTGAGTGGMWRFYTDDSPGIKVGPVPVLVMSLLFIASVFMLHIWGKYSRSSS, encoded by the exons Atg CCTGCTTCTCCAAGTGCTACCAATGTGGGATCTGGAGGAAGATCTCCATCAAAAGCTGTAGCTCCTAGGTCTTCTGCAGGAAGTAGTGTGAGGCAAAGGAAAACTACAACCACAACGACCACAGCAAGAAGAAACACAGGTGCTGGTACTGGTGGTATGTGGCGTTTTTATACAGATGATTCTCCTGGTATTAAAGT GGGCCCAGTTCCAGTTTTAGTAATGTCTTTGTTATTCATTGCTTCAGTATTTATGTTACACATCTGGGGAAAATACAGCAGAAGCAGTTCATAG